A segment of the Paracoccus suum genome:
CAGTGCCCGAGGTGTAGGCGTAGATCAGCTCCGACAAGCCGTGCGGGCCCGCGTCCTGCACCGCCGTCTGTGCGTTCCCGGTCAGGATGGAAGCCGCGGCCAGCACCAGAACCCCGGTCGGCATGACCAGCAGCGTCACCGCCGCCAGCTTCATCTCGCGCGCCTCGATCTTCTTTCCCAGCCACTCGGGCGTACGCCCGACCATCAGGCCGGCCAGGAACACGGTCAGCACGACATAAAGGACCATGCCGTAAAAGCCTGCGCCGACGCCGCCAAAGATGATCTCGCCCAGCAGCATGTTGAACAGCGGGATCATGCCGCCCAGCGCCATCAGGCTGTCGTGCATGGCGTTCACGGCACCGCAACTGGCAACGGTCGTGGCGATGGTGAAGAGGACCGTCTGCGCCAGACCAAAGCGCGTCTCCTTGCCCTCCATGCTGACGCCGGGCTCGGTCAGGCCAGCATAGAGCGGGTTGCCCGCGCTTTCGGCGAAATAGAGGGCCAGCAGGACGCCGACGAACAGCACCGCCATGGCCGAATAGATCGCGATGCCCTGCCGGCGGTCACCCACCATGCGGCCATAAAATAACGGAAATGCCGCCGGGATCATCAGGATGGCATAGATCTGCACCAGGTTGGTCAACCCGGTCGCATTCTCGTACGGGTGCGAGGCGTTGACGTTGAAGAAACCGCCGCCGTTGGTGCCGAGCATCTTGATTGCCGCCTGGCTGGCAACGGGACCCTGGGCGATGACCTGGCTCCCGCCCTCCAGCGTCGTCGCATCGACCGAGGCGAGCAGGTTCTGCGGCATGCCCTGCCAGACCAGCACCAGCGTGATCACCGCAGCAATAGGCAGCAGCAGGTACAAGACGGTCCGGGTCAGATCGACCCAGAAGTTGCCGATGTTGTCAGCGGACCGGGCGCCCACGGCCCGCACGACGGCTACCGCAACGGCAATGCCGGTCGCGGCGGACAGGAAGTTCTGCACCGTCAGCCCGAACATCTGCGAGAAATGCGAGACAGTCGTCTCGCCGCCATAGCTTTGCCAGTTGGTGTTGGTGATAAAGCTGACCGCCGTGTTGAACGCCTGGTCAGGCGTCATGGGCCCGAACCCTTGCGGATTGACCGGCAGCCACTGCTGGGTGCGCAGGACGGTGTACAACAACAGGAATCCCGCCGCGTTGAACAGCAGGACGGAGGCCGCATAAGCCGTCCACCGCTGTCCCGCGCCGCTGATGCCGGCCACGCGATAGATGGCGTCCTCAACCCGGCGCAAGGGCGCGATGCGGCCCTGGTAGATCGATGCCATGTAGGGGCCAAGAACGAGGCCGGCCCCTGTCAGCCCCATCAGGAACAGGGCGAAAAAGGTAAGATCGCTGAACATTGCCTAGAACCGCTCTGGCGCGAACAGCGCCATCAAAAGGTAGACGAGCAGGACGAGGGCCAGGCCGCCGCCCAGGATGAGGTCAAACGACATGATGCGCCGCCTTACAGCCGGTTCGCGGCACTGGCCGCCAGCCCGGCAACCGCAAAGACCAGAAGGCCCGCGGCTGTGTAGAGAATGTCGATGGGCATAGG
Coding sequences within it:
- the kdpA gene encoding potassium-transporting ATPase subunit KdpA, yielding MFSDLTFFALFLMGLTGAGLVLGPYMASIYQGRIAPLRRVEDAIYRVAGISGAGQRWTAYAASVLLFNAAGFLLLYTVLRTQQWLPVNPQGFGPMTPDQAFNTAVSFITNTNWQSYGGETTVSHFSQMFGLTVQNFLSAATGIAVAVAVVRAVGARSADNIGNFWVDLTRTVLYLLLPIAAVITLVLVWQGMPQNLLASVDATTLEGGSQVIAQGPVASQAAIKMLGTNGGGFFNVNASHPYENATGLTNLVQIYAILMIPAAFPLFYGRMVGDRRQGIAIYSAMAVLFVGVLLALYFAESAGNPLYAGLTEPGVSMEGKETRFGLAQTVLFTIATTVASCGAVNAMHDSLMALGGMIPLFNMLLGEIIFGGVGAGFYGMVLYVVLTVFLAGLMVGRTPEWLGKKIEAREMKLAAVTLLVMPTGVLVLAAASILTGNAQTAVQDAGPHGLSELIYAYTSGTANNGSAFAGFGANTPWHNTMIGMAMMLGRWGYIIPVLAIAGGLAAKTRAPQTAGTFPTHGVAFTVLLIATILIVGALTFLPVLALGPIAEHVSMISGQTF
- a CDS encoding potassium-transporting ATPase subunit F, producing MSFDLILGGGLALVLLVYLLMALFAPERF